A stretch of DNA from uncultured Fibrobacter sp.:
CTCTCGAAAGATGTGGCCAAGTGGCTCGAGAAAAACGGCGTGAAGACGAAATAATGTATATTCCTTGATATGCCTATTTCCGCCAAAATCCGTATGCCGCTTGATATCGCGATGACGGTCGCGACGCTCGTGCTGATGGGCGGCAATTACTTCTTTGAATCGACTGCCGTTCACGAGATTCTGGGCGTGGTGCTGCTTGTTCTGTGGGCGGTGCACATCACGCTGAACCGGCGATTTTTCCTTTCGCTGTTCAAGGGCCGCTACAACGTATTCCGCATTTTGCAGGCGGTCGTGAATTGCGGAATCCTTTTGTGCGCGATTTTCTTGATGGTGAGCGGAATCATGCTTTCGAACCATGTGTTCGCTTGTCTCGGGATTGAATCGGGCGCAAACTTCGCCCGCACGGCGCACCTGCTTGCAAGCCACTGGTATTACGTGTTCATGTCGCTCCACATCGGGCTGCATGTGAGCCTGATTGCAAACCGCTTGGGACTTGCGGGCGCATTCAAGTCAAAGGCGGCGCTTATCGCAACCCGCGTGGTTGCTGCTCTCGTGGCGGGCTACGGAATTTACGCCTTCGTTATTCGCGGGCTTTGGAAATACATGTTCCTGCAGCAGCCGTTTTTCTTCTTTGACGCGGAACGCGGCTACGCCCTCTTTTTCGCGGACTATATCGCCATCATTGTGCTGTTTGCCGTCGCGGTGCATTATGTGGCGAAACTCATGAAGGCGTAGATTTGTACATTATTAGTACAATGAAGCGTATTAAACAAAATATTCTGTCGATGATTGCAGTCGCGTTGTTCGCGATTCTTTCTGCTATTGTCGAGGGTTCTTTTGTTTACGATTACGGCGCTGAACTTGGTCAGGTTGCAGAAAGTGAGAAAGTTTTCACTGCTCACGATTTTGCTGATAATCCGTTATACCTGTCTCGAGAATCAACAGCTGATGCTATACTGCTTACGCGCAGGTCGGGCCAGCAGGTGTCCTTGCGTGCATCGCGCGGCAACGGCCTTCAAGGCTATGGCGGACGCAGTTCGGCAACGTCCAAACAGGCTACACCGTTTGCGACTAAAATCGCGCGGTCAACTATTTGCATCCATTGCGGCTTCCCTTTACCGCTAGTTTATCAAAAACCTAAAGAATATTACGTTTACACGCTAGAGCGAATGCTCTGTTAGCAAGTTCTTTCTCCAAGCCTTAAACACTAGTAAATGGCCGCGGCCCTTACCGGGTGCGCGACATCATTCATTTTAAAAAAGAGAAAGAACATGGAAAACATTTCCAAGATGGAGATGGCTAACGCCCTCTTCAATAAGCCCTATATCAAGACCGAAAAGAAGTTTTTCGGTTTCAAAACCAATGTCACCTACACTAAGACGAATTCACCCGTTGTGGGAATATGCCTAGAGTTTAGCCCCACGGAAGGGCAAAAAGTTCAGGCGATTGTCGAAGCGTCTTTGGAATCTCTGGATGCAATAATTCAAAGAGAAGGGCGCCCCAAAACAAGCGACAACGGAAACTTCCGCCTGAACCTTTGCTACTCGCAGGATCACGAATTTGTGGCACTGCACTTGCAGCAGTTTTCGGGATTTGAATACCATACACTAGGTGAAATCCGATTTGCCGAAGGTGACGGTGCGCGTAAACTTCTCGCCGTTTTCGTGAAATAGACTGATGCATCGTCAAAAAGGCTCCCTCGGAAAAACGAGGGGGCTTTTAATTCAATTTTTCATTACTTCGTGGCTAAAGTCTCGTTCAGGCTGCCGCTGCGGAAGCCCTGCAGGTCTAGCGAGATGTAGGTAAATCCGATTTTCTTGAAGGCTGCGAGAATCTGGTCGCGCTTTTCTAGAACCTTGTCGAAATCTTCCGGCAACACCTCGATGCGTGCGAGGTTGCCATGCAGGCGCACGCGGAACTGCTTGAAGCCCAGTTCAAAAAGCAGTTGCTCCGCATTTGATACCATGGAAAGCTTTTCCCGGGAAATGGGTTCTCCGTAAGGGATGCGGCTTGCGAGGCAGGCGAAGGAAGGCTTGTCCCACGTAGGTAAATCCAGTTGGTGCGAAAGTTCGCGGATGTCCGCTTTTGTGAGTCCGCATTCCAGGAGGGGGCTCCTGATGCCTAGTTCCTGGAGGGCGCGCATTCCCGGGCGGTAGTCGTGAATGTCATCGGCATTGCTGCCTTCGCAGACGGTTGAAAATCCTGCGGCCTTTGCGCGTTCTGCAATTTTAGAAAACAGGTTGCGCTTGCAGAAGTAGCAACGTTCCCTGGAGTTTTCGGCAAAGCCTTCTACCTGCATTTCGTCAACTTCTATCAGCTGCTGCGGGATTCCGTGCAACTTGCAGAACTCTCGGGAAAATGCGATTTCGCGCTCGGGGACCATTCCCGCCTGGACGGTGTAGGCGACCATGTTGTCGCCCAGCGTGTCGTGGGCGACTTTTGCTAGGAATGTGGAATCTACGCCGGCAGAAAATGCGATGGCGACGCGGTTCATTTCGCGCAAGAGGTTTTTCAGTTTTTCAAACTTTTGACTCAAGCTTTCCATATAAAGGAAAATACAAAATTGCGGTTTGACAATTCACTTTTAGTGCAGTTTCTTCTCGACAGCTTTCTGGATTTCGCGAATGGGAACGCCAGCCTTGTCGGCACATGCTTTCAGGTCGTCAAATTCGGGCTTGATTTTTTCGATGTCGCCTAGGACGGACTTCTTGACGCGAACCTTGCCGAATTCTGTTTCGACTTCGAAGATGCTGCGGGCCATGCAGGTGCGTTCTACGGGGAAACGGCGCACGCCGACGGTCGATGTATGTAAGAAAATCGCTTTCTCTACGGCAGCCAGGTGCTCGCTGTCGGCGAGGGCGCACAGGAGAGTGCCCATGCGGTTTTTCTTCATGTAGCAGGGGATAAAATGGACGTCGCGGGCTCCCGCTTCGAAGAGTTTGTCCATGGCGTAGCCCAGTTCTTCGGGAGTGGAATCGTCGATGTTCGCTTCAATCTGGAAAACGTTGCAATCAAGAGCCGCGGAGCCTGTGGCACTGGATGTTGCGTCGCCGCCTTTGTCGTTTGCGCAGTCCTCAATGATTTGTGCCCGCAAGAAATTTGCTCGCCCGAAATCGCGCTTGCCGAGACCTATGCCCGATTTTAAAATCTTGTAACTTGCGGGGAGGCGTTCGCTTGTCCGGAGGGCCGCCACGATGCCCGCTCCCGTTGGGGTGACCATTTCACCTTTCGTTTCGGTGATGTGAAGCGCGATGCCCGCTGCTTCTGCAATGTGCGCTACCGCCGGAACGGGAATCGGCAACTGGCCATGTTGCGTTTCTACAAAGCCAGAACCTTCGTTGAGCCCTGTAACGATGCAGTTCTCTATACCAAGGTCATCTGCAAGGACGGCGACCGCCAAGATATCGACGATGGAATCGACGGCACCCACTTCGTGGAAATGGACTTCTTCTACGGGCACGCCGTGAGCCTTCGCCTCGGCTTCGGCGATGATGCGGAAAATCTTTTTTGCGGTTTCAAGGGCGCGGGGCGTGACTGCCCCTGCATTTGCTGCGCGGTCCAGAATCTCGTAAACCTCGGACAAGTGCCGATGTTCGTGATGATGGTGCCCGTGCTCATGGTGATGATGATGCTCTACATACCCTTCTTCGTGAGAATGCACGTGGTCAGCATCGTGACCGTGAACATGCACCGCAAAAGAAAGCCCCGCAATGCTGTAACTCTTTGAATTATCCACATGGACGTGGACGCCTTCTA
This window harbors:
- a CDS encoding DUF4405 domain-containing protein is translated as MPISAKIRMPLDIAMTVATLVLMGGNYFFESTAVHEILGVVLLVLWAVHITLNRRFFLSLFKGRYNVFRILQAVVNCGILLCAIFLMVSGIMLSNHVFACLGIESGANFARTAHLLASHWYYVFMSLHIGLHVSLIANRLGLAGAFKSKAALIATRVVAALVAGYGIYAFVIRGLWKYMFLQQPFFFFDAERGYALFFADYIAIIVLFAVAVHYVAKLMKA
- the larE gene encoding ATP-dependent sacrificial sulfur transferase LarE; the encoded protein is MESLSQKFEKLKNLLREMNRVAIAFSAGVDSTFLAKVAHDTLGDNMVAYTVQAGMVPEREIAFSREFCKLHGIPQQLIEVDEMQVEGFAENSRERCYFCKRNLFSKIAERAKAAGFSTVCEGSNADDIHDYRPGMRALQELGIRSPLLECGLTKADIRELSHQLDLPTWDKPSFACLASRIPYGEPISREKLSMVSNAEQLLFELGFKQFRVRLHGNLARIEVLPEDFDKVLEKRDQILAAFKKIGFTYISLDLQGFRSGSLNETLATK
- the larC gene encoding nickel pincer cofactor biosynthesis protein LarC, which encodes MMKYLYLDGSCGISGDMTVAALLGLGASREKMDAAIAGLNLEGVHVHVDNSKSYSIAGLSFAVHVHGHDADHVHSHEEGYVEHHHHHEHGHHHHEHRHLSEVYEILDRAANAGAVTPRALETAKKIFRIIAEAEAKAHGVPVEEVHFHEVGAVDSIVDILAVAVLADDLGIENCIVTGLNEGSGFVETQHGQLPIPVPAVAHIAEAAGIALHITETKGEMVTPTGAGIVAALRTSERLPASYKILKSGIGLGKRDFGRANFLRAQIIEDCANDKGGDATSSATGSAALDCNVFQIEANIDDSTPEELGYAMDKLFEAGARDVHFIPCYMKKNRMGTLLCALADSEHLAAVEKAIFLHTSTVGVRRFPVERTCMARSIFEVETEFGKVRVKKSVLGDIEKIKPEFDDLKACADKAGVPIREIQKAVEKKLH